One region of Chryseobacterium sp. C-71 genomic DNA includes:
- a CDS encoding pyridoxal phosphate-dependent aminotransferase translates to MNKLSDRVNRLGYSQTFVMSNKAREMKANGIDVISLTLGEPDFDVPDNIKQAAFDAINENYSHYSPVPGFLELRQAISDKLKRDNQLDYKPIQICVSNGAKQAIINVLAAIINDGDEVILPTPYWVSYDEMVKMMGGNSVMLPTSYVTDFKITAEQLDEAINEKTKAVLFSSPCNPSGGYYTFDELKSLAKVIAKYPHVTVISDEIYEYINYETKTTSIAQFPEVYEQTAVINGMSKAFAMTGWRIGYSACPQWLAKACEKVQGQMTSGANTVAQRASIVALKTDPSEYKYMIDAFEQRRNVMFDLMKEIPGFKVLLPKAAFYFFPDISYYIGKTLNGTEIKDADDFAMYLLEHAHVGCVGGVSFGSPECIRFSYAASEEELREAMRRIKELLANV, encoded by the coding sequence ATGAATAAACTTTCAGACAGAGTAAATAGACTAGGATACTCTCAGACTTTCGTAATGTCAAACAAAGCCAGAGAAATGAAGGCTAATGGTATTGACGTCATTTCTTTAACATTAGGCGAACCGGATTTTGATGTTCCCGACAATATAAAACAGGCAGCTTTCGATGCCATCAACGAAAACTACAGCCACTACTCGCCTGTTCCAGGATTCTTGGAACTTCGTCAGGCAATTTCAGATAAATTAAAAAGAGACAATCAGTTAGATTATAAACCGATACAAATTTGTGTCTCCAACGGTGCAAAACAAGCAATCATCAATGTTTTAGCAGCAATTATCAATGATGGAGACGAAGTAATACTTCCGACTCCTTATTGGGTAAGCTACGATGAAATGGTAAAAATGATGGGAGGGAATTCTGTAATGCTTCCAACTTCTTATGTTACTGATTTTAAAATTACTGCAGAACAGCTGGATGAGGCGATTAATGAGAAGACAAAAGCCGTTCTTTTTAGTTCGCCTTGTAATCCTTCAGGCGGATATTATACATTTGACGAATTAAAATCTTTAGCAAAGGTTATCGCAAAATATCCTCATGTGACGGTAATTTCAGATGAGATTTACGAATATATCAATTACGAAACAAAAACCACTTCTATTGCTCAGTTTCCTGAAGTATACGAACAAACCGCAGTAATCAACGGAATGTCTAAAGCTTTCGCAATGACAGGCTGGAGAATCGGCTATTCTGCTTGTCCGCAATGGTTGGCAAAGGCCTGTGAAAAAGTTCAGGGACAAATGACGAGCGGTGCAAATACAGTGGCTCAAAGAGCTTCAATCGTTGCTTTAAAAACTGATCCTTCTGAATACAAATACATGATTGATGCTTTTGAACAAAGAAGAAATGTCATGTTTGATTTAATGAAAGAAATCCCTGGCTTCAAAGTTCTTTTACCAAAAGCAGCATTCTATTTCTTCCCGGATATTTCATATTATATCGGAAAAACATTGAACGGAACCGAAATAAAAGATGCAGATGATTTTGCAATGTATCTTCTAGAACACGCACATGTTGGTTGCGTCGGAGGGGTTTCTTTCGGCAGTCCGGAATGTATCAGATTTTCTTATGCAGCTTCTGAAGAAGAATTGCGAGAAGCAATGAGACGAATAAAAGAATTACTCGCAAACGTATAA
- the rsmG gene encoding 16S rRNA (guanine(527)-N(7))-methyltransferase RsmG, whose protein sequence is MSIALIQKYFPELSEKQIEQFSKLESLYGEWNEKINVISRKDMESLYEKHILHSLGVAKIMEFAPGTKVLDIGTGGGFPGIPLAILFPETKFTLIDSIGKKITVVNAVAEGVGLTNVTSIHGRAEKVKEKFHFVVSRAVTQMPEFLRWLKGKFEKEQINPKHNGVLYLKGGDLAEELAGLKCEIFNLKNYFEEEFFDTKKVVYLSKGNFNS, encoded by the coding sequence ATGTCAATAGCGTTAATCCAAAAGTATTTCCCGGAACTTTCCGAAAAACAAATCGAGCAATTTTCAAAATTAGAAAGCCTTTACGGTGAGTGGAATGAAAAAATAAACGTCATTTCCAGAAAAGATATGGAATCGCTTTATGAAAAGCATATTCTTCATTCTTTAGGTGTTGCCAAAATCATGGAATTTGCTCCCGGAACTAAAGTTTTAGACATCGGAACAGGTGGTGGTTTCCCAGGAATTCCTTTGGCAATTTTGTTTCCTGAAACAAAGTTTACGCTAATTGATTCTATTGGAAAGAAAATTACAGTGGTAAATGCTGTAGCAGAAGGTGTTGGGTTAACGAATGTGACTTCAATTCACGGCAGAGCTGAAAAAGTGAAAGAGAAATTTCATTTTGTGGTAAGCCGTGCTGTGACGCAGATGCCGGAATTTTTAAGATGGCTGAAAGGTAAATTTGAAAAAGAACAGATTAACCCTAAACACAATGGGGTTTTATATTTGAAAGGTGGAGATTTAGCTGAAGAGTTGGCAGGACTGAAGTGCGAAATTTTTAACCTAAAAAATTATTTTGAAGAAGAATTTTTTGATACCAAAAAAGTGGTTTATTTATCAAAAGGTAATTTTAATTCTTAA
- a CDS encoding DUF922 domain-containing protein yields the protein MKGVLLVLLLISSILWSQRIEWKEDKKLVWSNFKSKINNQRGKDIVAYTHCGWAYSVIKSSNPKGEAKVTIETIFNEDKSWKDDKRINDYVLNHEQKHFDIAEIFARKIRKEIAEKIKTTSDYDKYFQTLYNRIVKDYKNFQALYDGVTEHGMNKEKQAEYDTLISNELEQLKNFQKP from the coding sequence ATGAAAGGAGTGTTGTTAGTTTTACTTTTGATTTCAAGTATTTTATGGAGTCAACGAATAGAGTGGAAGGAAGATAAAAAGCTGGTATGGAGTAATTTCAAAAGTAAGATTAATAACCAGCGAGGGAAAGATATTGTTGCTTACACCCATTGTGGCTGGGCATATTCTGTCATAAAATCATCAAACCCGAAAGGTGAAGCAAAAGTAACCATAGAAACAATTTTTAACGAAGATAAATCCTGGAAAGACGACAAAAGAATCAATGATTATGTTCTCAATCACGAGCAGAAACATTTTGATATTGCTGAAATCTTTGCCAGAAAAATACGAAAAGAAATCGCAGAAAAGATAAAGACTACAAGCGATTATGACAAATATTTTCAGACACTGTACAACAGGATTGTCAAAGATTATAAAAATTTTCAGGCTTTGTATGATGGCGTTACAGAACATGGCATGAACAAAGAAAAACAGGCCGAATATGATACGCTGATAAGCAACGAGCTTGAACAATTAAAAAACTTCCAAAAACCTTGA